A window of Phragmites australis chromosome 2, lpPhrAust1.1, whole genome shotgun sequence genomic DNA:
TGGCGTCAGCGCGCGCCGACGAGCCGAGCGGCAGCGGGGCCGCCATACGGCAGCTGCACGGGGGCGGCGCCCGCGGGAGGAAGGTGGGCGGCAGGACGGAGGTGCGGGACGTGGAGAGCGACAGGGAGGtgcaggagctcggccggtTTTCCGTCGCCGAGCACAACCGGCAGCACGGATGCTGCGGTGACGGTGGCAGGCTCGAGTTCGTCAGGGTGGTCGCGGCGCAGCGGCAGGTGGTCTCGGGCCTGAAGTACTACCTCCGCGTTGCCGCGGCAGAGGAGGGCGCGGAGAACGGCGGCGAGCGCGTGTTcgacgccgtcgtcgtcgtcaagcCCTGGCTCGAGTCCCGCACGCTGCTCATGttcgcgccggccgccgcgaaGTAAAGCGTGTAGCAGTGAGGAGTAGAGTCTCTCCTACTTTTGGCCTGGAATCTCGCAGACCGTGGAGTAAGAATAAGTGTTATGTTTGTAAGAGTAGCAGTGAGTGAAGGCGAACGTTGCGCCGGTCCATGTTTTCTGTGAGACCTTTTTTGAAGGCTATTGTACAAACAGATGAGAGGGCGACAATAAATCGGTATGCTTGTTGAAGGCTACTTGTTGTTTATCAGAGCTTCCAAATCAGTGAAGGAATGAATTTATGGATGTAAGCTCACTGTTCAGGAATCACCCAGAGCCATTGAGCTACACTGCTAGGTTCTAGCTCATCGATCTGACATTGTGGTGCTTCTTTAGAACCTGTCTGGCCTTCTCTCGGCAAGCAGAGATCACACGGCCATCACGCACGTTCATACTGTCTACTGAAGAACGCAGGCATGCAGATTTTGATCATTATCTAAAAATCCAGATTTTGATGAGTCACAGTCCGCCGCGACAAGCGATAACTGCATCACGTTTCCTTCCATGCTCCGTTTCTCACTTTTCCTCCTCTTTTCAGTTGTGATGTTTCGTCTTTGTTTACTCGAAAGGTGGGTCAGTGATCAGTGATCACCGTGCAGTGCACGCATGCAAACACGATCCCATCGTGAGCAACAAAGAAGATCAAGCAAACCCATCATCAGTGACAAGAAAGTGAGGCCACTCGACAGAAACGCTTCACCCGGTCCTCGGCAAGTTGCGCCGGATGACAGCCAAATCCACGTGAAGCAAGCATGCCGCGCGCGCCAAGGCGCCGCAGGCTCGCGCCTTTCACCATCCTTTACGTGTCCTTGCTGTTTGCATGCGCGCCATCTGCTGCACTACAGCACTGGCTAGATCTGCGAAGCTGCGAATTCAGTGCAATTTCCGAACCAAACAATAGCAGCATGGCTTCCAAGCGGCGCACCTTGTTCGTTCTGCCCCTCGTCCTTGTGCTCCTCCTGTCACCCTCTGCTCTGCTCGCCTCGCTGACGAGCTCCAGCCTTAAAATGGTTTATATCTTTCACGGGTAAGTAGCGGAAGAGAGGACTAGTAGAACATGTGATTTCTCGTCTCGTCAGGTCAGTGGCGGAGGCGGGCATACAACACCTGCGTGAATAGTCTATCAAAATCAAGTTTAGTTGCTTGTGCATGTGCAGCAttttttgtagttttatttcttttgctATATAggcaaatatataaatatataggaACTGTGTGAGTTAAGAGCCTGATTGTGACATATAACTGAGTCTGATTATGACGCGTCACAATCGCTCGATTTTCCTCTATATATATGTTGGTCGTCACCATAAAGAAGAGGTATATACGTAATTAGGGTTTTATCAatttctctctgttgtgctGTCGCACGTAGTTTAT
This region includes:
- the LOC133908299 gene encoding cysteine proteinase inhibitor 4-like codes for the protein MARLLGAFVLLVLVVAVASARADEPSGSGAAIRQLHGGGARGRKVGGRTEVRDVESDREVQELGRFSVAEHNRQHGCCGDGGRLEFVRVVAAQRQVVSGLKYYLRVAAAEEGAENGGERVFDAVVVVKPWLESRTLLMFAPAAANCDVSSLFTRKGAAGWSAAENVEGNREVQELGLFCVMEHNRRGSHRLFFSRVVAAQTQVVSGIKYYLRIAACDGHGAGEQVFDAVVVVKAWLQSRVLASFMPAAEQLGYEYP